A window of Malaclemys terrapin pileata isolate rMalTer1 chromosome 14, rMalTer1.hap1, whole genome shotgun sequence contains these coding sequences:
- the WDR88 gene encoding WD repeat-containing protein 88 produces the protein MAGASGRGDPLALEEPPLPRPSQPESRLGDQDGLAQIHFKILRGHCDTVSSCHFCFEDTKILSCSYDRTMKLWDVEKRVPVQVFEEKHTAPISECSLTPDNKRVITSSYDKTVKAWDMETGKMLWTVDQEGLVTSCNISCDGKYVVSGLDVENAICVTDAVNATMVAYVQGHHRSTITRCCFDPDNERVSSVSSDKTIKLWDIIAQSTTITIDEAHTNVISDCCFSIDGHYLCTASWDKTLKIWDIKTGEFRYHGPICLNQGHEGSVSSCVFSKDASLVVSGAYDKTIALWDGGAGYKKLALKGHGDWVMDVAISNNKKWILSSSKDATLRLWNIEKADHVPAAIESRNTRGSKIAQCEECEKPFSLLQCDDSEVVTKCVFCRLASPSRNILPLPPIVAPDL, from the exons ATGGCCGGGGCAAGCGGCCGGGGGGACCCGCTGGCGTTGGAGGAGCCTCCCCTGCCCAGGCCCTCCCAGCCGGAGAGCCGCTTGGGCGACCAGGACGGGCTCGCACAG atcCACTTTAAAATTTTGAGAGGGCACTGTGATACTGTGAGCTCCTGCCATTTCTGCTTTGAAGATACAAAAATTCTTTCTTGCTCTTATGACAGAACAATGAAACTCTGG GATGTTGAAAAACGTGTTCCTGTTCAAGTCTTTGAAGAAAAACACACAGCTCCCATTTCTGAGTGCAGCTTGACTCCTGATAACAAAAG AGTGATAACATCATCATATGATAAAACAGTAAAGGCTTGGGATATGGAAACAGGAAAAATGCTT TGGACTGTAGACCAAGAAGGCCTTGTAACTTCATGTAATATTTCATGTGATGGTAAATATGTGGTATCTGGCTTGGACGTGGAAAATGCTATATGTGTTACTGATGCAGTAAATGCCACAATGGTGGCATATGTCCAAG GTCATCACAGAAGCACAATCACAAGATGTTGTTTTGACCCTGATAATGAGAGAGTCTCTTCAGTATCATCTGATAAGACCATAAAGCTTTGGGACATTATAGCACAATCCACCACTATCACAATTGATGA GGCACACACCAATGTCATCTCAGACTGCTGCTTTTCCATAGATGGTCATTACTTGTGCACTGCATCTTGGGACAAAACCTTAAAAATATGGGATATAAAAACAGGGGAGTTTCGTTATCATGGACCTATTTGCTTGAACCAAGGTCATGAAGGTTCTGTTAGTTCCTGTGTTTTTAGCAAAGATG CATCTCTTGTAGTGTCTGGAGCATATGACAAAACTATAGCTCTGTGGGATGGAGGAGCAGGATATAAAAAGCTAGCGTTAAAG GGCCATGGAGACTGGGTGATGGATGTTGCAATTAGCAACAACAAGAAATGGATCCTTTCTTCCTCAAAG GATGCTACTTTGAGATTATGGAACATTGAAAAGGCTGATCATGTTCCTGCGGCAATAGAAAGCAGAAATACAAGAGGCTCAAAAATAGCTCAA TGTGAAGAATGTGAAAAACCTTTCTCACTCCTACAGTGTGATGACTCTGAAGTGGTCACCAAGTGTGTATTCTGTCGACTGGCTTCTCCTTCGAGAAATATTTTGCCATTACCACCTATTGTAGCGCCTGATCTCTAA